A part of Brevinematales bacterium genomic DNA contains:
- a CDS encoding HD-GYP domain-containing protein: MFEKDKLKEVDVNFLKPGSILSGILFDEKGTMLWPARKPLTDVFISKLKVKGIERVYYVPPKWKSEGEQTPLFSTESLTFAQEALDEMVTQIKFGKIPELKNARLTIEKLFHDMELNTNGFLNLMVLKDYDTYTYTHSINVGLLSMFLTKQLGFNTYFVQEIALGGFLHDIGKIKIPTKIVNKHGNLTDEEFKIMKNHPVYGFKLVKDDPSLSNYVKKVVLFHHEKWAGGGYPLGLKADAIGNFAQIVAVSDVYDALTTERSYKKPYSINDALLYVMRNTNTHFCSYISQRFIYEMSLRYELGSFYPVGAFVQLTTGEIGYITGKDKEYTMRPEVAILKNQKGVPLRVPIQIDLKRDTSRQISKTIDEPEEIEKLSYLL; the protein is encoded by the coding sequence ATGTTTGAAAAAGACAAGCTCAAAGAAGTCGACGTCAATTTCCTGAAACCCGGCTCGATACTCTCCGGCATCCTTTTCGATGAAAAGGGGACGATGCTCTGGCCCGCGCGTAAACCGTTAACCGACGTCTTTATATCCAAACTGAAAGTGAAGGGTATAGAGAGGGTTTATTATGTCCCGCCGAAATGGAAGAGCGAAGGCGAACAGACCCCGTTGTTCAGTACCGAATCGCTCACGTTCGCGCAGGAAGCCCTCGACGAAATGGTCACCCAGATCAAATTCGGCAAAATCCCCGAGCTGAAAAACGCCCGTCTGACTATCGAGAAGCTCTTCCACGATATGGAGCTGAATACCAACGGATTTCTCAACCTGATGGTGCTCAAGGACTACGATACCTACACTTATACCCATTCCATCAACGTCGGGCTCCTGTCGATGTTCCTCACGAAACAGCTCGGTTTTAACACCTACTTCGTCCAGGAGATCGCCCTGGGGGGATTTCTCCACGATATCGGGAAGATCAAGATACCGACGAAGATCGTGAACAAGCACGGCAACCTTACCGACGAGGAGTTTAAGATCATGAAGAACCACCCCGTCTACGGGTTCAAGCTGGTGAAGGACGACCCGTCCCTCAGCAACTATGTCAAGAAGGTCGTATTGTTCCATCACGAAAAATGGGCGGGCGGGGGATACCCCCTCGGGCTGAAGGCCGACGCTATCGGGAACTTCGCGCAGATTGTCGCGGTATCCGACGTGTACGACGCGCTCACCACCGAGCGTTCCTATAAAAAGCCCTATTCCATCAACGACGCGTTACTCTATGTGATGCGGAATACGAACACGCACTTCTGTTCCTACATCTCCCAGCGTTTCATCTACGAGATGTCCCTGCGTTACGAACTCGGCTCGTTCTATCCGGTCGGCGCGTTCGTCCAGCTCACCACCGGGGAGATCGGGTATATCACAGGGAAGGATAAAGAGTACACGATGAGACCGGAAGTGGCTATCCTGAAGAACCAGAAGGGCGTACCGTTGCGGGTGCCGATCCAGATCGACCTCAAACGGGATACCTCCCGCCAGATCAGCAAGACGATCGACGAGCCGGAGGAGATCGAGAAGCTGTCATATTTATTGTAG
- a CDS encoding DUF4325 domain-containing protein — MSLPKETREEIKEFLLHSIFEKKTGFIRETTEKFGISRQAVNRYLQSLMEQDIVEKKGSGRNTEYFLKKTRFSILLNVDENLEEDLVWRKEVLPKLPELKQNVLDICQYGFTEMLNNVIDHSESNTVLIDISFDSIFIIFWISDLGVGIFNKIQNDLGLASPRESIIELEKGKFTSDPKHHSGEGIFFTSRAFDKFGILSEDLQFYSKYSNDMFILTPNPLNSFSEGTIVKMGIYRDSKTQIANVFSKYTDNETDYGFSKTEVYVDLMLSKGENLISRSQAKRLLNGFEKFKTIILVFDNIESIGQGFADEIFRVFKNNHPDIEIIPTHAGEDVMRMIMHVLRSDKSPATAEDKLTGRSKGKD; from the coding sequence GAATTTTTATTACACTCGATATTTGAGAAGAAGACAGGATTTATCCGTGAGACTACGGAGAAATTCGGTATATCCCGTCAGGCGGTAAACCGCTATCTACAATCTTTGATGGAACAAGACATCGTAGAAAAAAAGGGTTCAGGACGGAATACTGAATATTTTTTAAAGAAGACAAGGTTTTCAATTCTTTTAAATGTAGATGAAAATTTAGAAGAAGATTTAGTATGGCGAAAAGAAGTCCTACCGAAACTTCCCGAACTAAAACAGAATGTGCTCGATATCTGCCAATATGGTTTTACCGAAATGCTGAATAACGTTATCGATCACTCAGAATCTAATACTGTATTAATAGATATATCTTTTGACAGTATTTTTATTATATTTTGGATATCCGATTTAGGTGTGGGTATTTTTAATAAAATTCAAAACGACTTAGGTTTAGCATCCCCGCGAGAATCAATTATCGAATTGGAAAAGGGGAAGTTCACTTCTGATCCAAAACATCATTCGGGTGAGGGAATATTTTTTACCTCACGTGCGTTTGATAAATTTGGGATTTTATCTGAAGATTTGCAATTTTATAGTAAGTATTCTAACGATATGTTTATTCTAACCCCCAATCCTCTAAATTCTTTTTCCGAAGGTACAATAGTGAAAATGGGAATATATAGAGATTCTAAAACTCAAATAGCTAATGTATTTTCAAAATACACGGATAATGAAACTGACTATGGATTCTCAAAAACTGAAGTCTATGTTGACCTAATGTTATCAAAAGGAGAGAATCTTATTTCTCGTTCACAAGCAAAACGATTACTAAATGGATTTGAGAAATTTAAAACTATTATTCTTGTTTTCGATAATATTGAATCGATAGGTCAGGGATTCGCAGATGAGATTTTCAGAGTCTTTAAAAACAACCATCCCGATATAGAAATCATCCCCACTCACGCCGGCGAAGATGTCATGCGGATGATCATGCACGTCTTACGGTCCGACAAGTCTCCCGCTACCGCGGAAGACAAGCTCACCGGCCGAAGCAAAGGGAAAGATTAA
- a CDS encoding valine--tRNA ligase — MSEGLPQSYNPKEFEEALYRFWTDEGYFHSEVNPAKKPYTIVIPPPNVTGMLHMGHILNNTIQDILIRYHRMNGYEACWIPGTDHASIATESKVVKWLAESGISKEKIGREKFLEYARDWKDKYGGIIISQLKRMGASCDWERERFTMDDGYYKAVIHAFVDLYKKGYIYKGYRLVNWCPVSKSAISEEEVYYQEVKGSLWYIHYPVKDSDEIITIATTRPETLLGDTAVAVNPKDKRYQRLIGKTAILPIVGREIPIIGDEYVDMDFGTGALKVTPAHDPNDYELAKKHDLEIINIMNIDATLNERVPDEFRGLDRYEAREAVVQKLKELKLLVKTEDYTNNVGYSERGHVPIEPLLSEQWFMRMEELVKPAIEKVRDGSIKLYPERWVKTYFHWLENVRDWCISRQLWWGHRIPVYYCADCGFYDAYETAPKKCEKCGSAKIRQDEDVLDTWASSWLWPFAVHSWPEKDADLDYYYPTNTLVTAPDIIFFWVARMIIAGQEFLGKIPFDKVYFTGLVRDEQGRKMSKSLGNSPDPLDVIAEYGADALRYTVIRLAPIGNDILYSNEKCELGRNFANKIWNASKFILLNAENIKTQELSKIEFDDIDKWILTRYNKTISKVRDEIEGFRFNDATISLYEFIWNDFCDWYIEASKIKIYNGADAEKAGKVAVLLFVLDGALKLLHPVMPFVTEKICRALPGAGKTIMTAEYPAYNEKFVFEREESDIEWVKQVIYTIRNIRGEKGIPPHVQVAVKIQPDEESSAPRIDKNRELILRLSKASSADTVSGYAKADNEVAGIGPGFRLFISLEGVIDVPKEREKLKKEIERTEGSIKGTKAKLSNAKFVGQAPADIVEKERGKLAYLETELEKLKSNLAALK, encoded by the coding sequence ATGAGCGAGGGTTTGCCCCAGAGTTATAATCCCAAGGAATTCGAAGAAGCCCTGTACCGTTTCTGGACGGACGAGGGATATTTTCATAGCGAGGTGAATCCGGCTAAGAAACCGTACACTATCGTGATACCGCCCCCGAATGTCACCGGGATGCTCCACATGGGGCATATCCTGAACAACACGATTCAGGATATCCTCATCCGTTACCACCGGATGAACGGGTACGAGGCGTGCTGGATACCCGGCACCGACCATGCCTCTATCGCGACCGAGTCGAAGGTCGTGAAATGGCTCGCCGAGAGCGGCATCTCCAAGGAGAAGATCGGGCGCGAGAAGTTCCTCGAATACGCCCGCGACTGGAAGGACAAGTACGGCGGCATTATTATCAGCCAGCTCAAACGGATGGGGGCGTCCTGCGACTGGGAACGCGAACGTTTCACTATGGACGACGGGTATTATAAGGCCGTTATCCACGCGTTCGTCGACCTCTATAAAAAGGGTTACATCTATAAGGGATACCGCCTCGTGAACTGGTGCCCGGTCTCCAAATCGGCTATCTCCGAGGAGGAGGTCTATTACCAGGAGGTCAAGGGCAGCCTGTGGTATATCCATTACCCCGTCAAGGACTCGGATGAGATCATCACGATCGCGACGACGCGCCCCGAGACCCTTCTCGGCGATACGGCGGTCGCGGTGAATCCCAAGGATAAACGCTACCAGCGCCTGATCGGCAAGACCGCCATCCTGCCGATTGTCGGGCGGGAAATCCCCATCATCGGGGACGAGTATGTCGATATGGACTTCGGCACGGGCGCGCTGAAGGTGACCCCCGCGCACGACCCCAACGACTACGAGCTCGCCAAGAAGCACGATCTCGAGATCATCAATATTATGAATATCGACGCTACCCTCAACGAACGCGTTCCCGACGAGTTCCGCGGCCTCGACCGTTACGAGGCACGCGAGGCGGTGGTGCAGAAGCTCAAGGAACTCAAGCTCCTCGTCAAGACCGAGGACTATACCAATAACGTCGGCTACAGCGAACGCGGGCATGTGCCTATCGAACCGCTTCTGTCCGAGCAGTGGTTTATGCGGATGGAGGAACTGGTCAAGCCCGCGATTGAAAAGGTCAGGGACGGCTCGATCAAACTGTATCCCGAACGATGGGTAAAGACCTATTTCCACTGGCTCGAAAATGTCCGCGACTGGTGCATCTCCCGCCAGCTCTGGTGGGGGCATCGTATCCCGGTATACTACTGCGCCGATTGCGGGTTTTACGATGCGTACGAGACCGCGCCGAAGAAGTGCGAAAAGTGCGGATCGGCGAAGATACGGCAGGACGAAGACGTGCTCGATACATGGGCGTCCTCGTGGCTGTGGCCGTTCGCGGTGCATAGCTGGCCGGAAAAGGACGCCGACCTTGATTATTACTACCCCACCAATACGCTCGTGACCGCGCCGGATATTATTTTCTTCTGGGTCGCGCGCATGATTATCGCGGGGCAGGAGTTCCTCGGGAAAATCCCGTTCGATAAGGTCTATTTTACCGGGCTGGTGCGCGACGAGCAGGGGCGCAAGATGAGCAAGTCGCTCGGCAACTCGCCCGACCCGCTCGACGTGATCGCCGAATACGGCGCCGACGCGCTCCGTTATACGGTCATCCGTCTCGCGCCTATCGGCAACGATATCCTCTACAGCAACGAAAAATGCGAGCTCGGACGTAACTTCGCGAATAAGATCTGGAACGCGTCGAAATTTATCCTGCTGAACGCGGAAAATATCAAGACCCAGGAACTGTCTAAGATCGAGTTCGACGATATCGATAAATGGATACTCACCCGTTATAATAAAACAATCTCGAAGGTGCGCGACGAGATCGAGGGATTCCGTTTTAACGACGCGACTATATCGCTCTACGAGTTCATCTGGAACGATTTCTGCGACTGGTATATCGAAGCGTCTAAGATAAAAATCTACAACGGCGCCGACGCGGAGAAAGCCGGCAAGGTCGCCGTGCTCCTCTTTGTCCTCGACGGCGCTCTCAAACTTCTCCATCCGGTCATGCCGTTTGTCACCGAGAAAATCTGCCGGGCATTGCCCGGCGCGGGAAAAACGATTATGACCGCCGAATATCCCGCATATAACGAAAAATTTGTGTTCGAGCGCGAGGAGTCGGATATCGAGTGGGTCAAGCAGGTCATCTACACGATCCGTAATATCCGCGGCGAGAAAGGGATACCCCCGCACGTGCAGGTCGCGGTTAAAATTCAGCCCGACGAGGAGTCGTCCGCGCCGCGTATCGACAAGAACCGCGAACTGATACTCCGCCTGTCCAAGGCGTCGTCCGCCGACACGGTTTCCGGCTACGCAAAGGCCGATAACGAGGTCGCGGGTATCGGGCCGGGATTCCGGCTTTTCATCTCGCTCGAGGGGGTGATCGATGTCCCGAAAGAGCGCGAAAAGCTGAAAAAGGAGATCGAGCGTACCGAGGGCTCCATCAAGGGCACGAAGGCCAAGCTGTCGAACGCGAAGTTTGTCGGGCAGGCTCCGGCGGATATAGTGGAGAAGGAGCGGGGGAAGCTCGCCTATCTCGAAACGGAGCTGGAGAAGCTGAAAAGCAACCTCGCCGCGCTGAAGTGA
- a CDS encoding dCTP deaminase — protein sequence MILTGGEILKEMQAGNISIEPYDRARLNPNSYNLCLHPTLHMLSDDVLDMKKKCATKEIVIPESGFRLDPGRLYLGRTVEFTKSLKHVPLLEGRSSIGRLGISIHATAGFGDVGFRGFWTLEISVVQPVIIYPLIEICQIYYTEVKGELMEYKGKYQNNQGIQVSQIFNEL from the coding sequence ATGATACTCACTGGCGGCGAGATACTGAAAGAGATGCAGGCGGGAAATATATCGATCGAACCGTACGACCGCGCGCGCCTCAACCCCAACTCGTACAACCTATGCCTCCATCCGACGCTGCATATGCTGTCGGACGATGTGCTGGATATGAAAAAGAAGTGCGCTACGAAGGAAATTGTGATCCCGGAAAGCGGATTCCGCCTCGATCCCGGACGGCTCTATCTCGGACGGACGGTGGAGTTTACTAAGTCGCTCAAGCACGTGCCCCTTCTCGAGGGGCGTTCCAGTATCGGCCGCCTCGGCATATCGATCCATGCCACCGCGGGGTTCGGCGACGTGGGCTTCCGCGGATTCTGGACCCTCGAGATATCGGTCGTCCAGCCGGTCATTATCTACCCCCTGATCGAAATCTGCCAGATTTATTATACCGAGGTCAAGGGCGAACTGATGGAATATAAAGGAAAGTACCAGAATAATCAGGGAATACAAGTCAGCCAGATTTTTAACGAATTATAA
- a CDS encoding SpoIIE family protein phosphatase, protein MTILGLFLPGILFASPDLTESTNPGLFPLKNGWEYRWGDSPFTPQGVPEWTITRDDANQWTPFSLTSDPENTGNHLYMWERVILPEIHWKDACLFIYSVDQIYEVYLGNILISRFGDLNAKPPHAFIGYGEHTIHLPEGYEGKTLYFRVYSEIHRIGILREIYMGSEGDYFRYLIANRIDSFFLGFISILVGVFALVIFFIGIKLRDRSNYLIFSGTELVLGIFLVCQSYFKVVLYPDYIFWQYLDLSATMALPAMASLYLRQILELRFRKFIDIVIWAHAAFFAVTWILELTGLVHLLTALKFYEILALVSIVIIVTVSVISALRGNVQTRIFCFGFIALAVMAGFDLMVELQIFPRTITLFSWGAFLFSVSLAVILFRNYSSMKHQLVMSEKELEIARSVQEAILTSPLLYKKIDKLDIEVRYLPMNKAVGGDYYNIARLRDGIASIIVADASGHGTQAALSTMQIDVLNKESLDILHPNERLEYMNESLSERIGGRNFFTAFLININPKEILFSSAGHPIQYIVKKGKKIVELHARGKPLGFLTGHNFELGKQTFSAGDIIVMGTDGLFEEFNTVHEMLGEEGFKEIIGSLIEQKVFLLSPDKIAARILDEIERFNDGAPLADDITLIVVKYLG, encoded by the coding sequence TTGACTATTCTGGGGTTGTTTTTACCGGGAATCCTGTTTGCCTCGCCCGATTTAACGGAAAGTACCAATCCCGGTCTGTTCCCGCTGAAAAACGGATGGGAATACCGATGGGGCGATTCGCCGTTCACCCCGCAGGGCGTGCCCGAGTGGACGATAACGCGGGATGACGCCAATCAATGGACTCCCTTCTCGCTCACGAGCGACCCTGAGAATACCGGAAACCACCTGTATATGTGGGAACGCGTCATACTGCCGGAGATTCACTGGAAAGACGCATGCCTTTTTATCTATTCCGTCGACCAGATCTATGAGGTATATCTCGGGAATATACTGATCTCCCGTTTCGGCGACCTGAACGCCAAACCCCCGCATGCCTTTATCGGCTACGGCGAGCATACGATCCACCTGCCGGAGGGATACGAGGGAAAGACCCTGTACTTCCGGGTGTATTCGGAAATCCACCGTATCGGGATACTGCGGGAGATATACATGGGCTCCGAGGGCGATTATTTCCGTTACCTGATCGCCAACCGGATCGACTCGTTTTTCCTGGGGTTTATTTCCATCCTCGTGGGAGTGTTCGCGCTCGTCATTTTTTTCATCGGTATCAAGCTCCGCGACCGGAGCAACTACCTGATATTCAGCGGCACGGAACTGGTGCTGGGGATATTTCTCGTATGCCAGTCGTACTTTAAGGTCGTCCTGTACCCGGACTATATATTCTGGCAATACCTCGACCTGAGCGCGACAATGGCGCTCCCCGCGATGGCGAGCCTGTACCTTCGGCAGATACTCGAACTCCGTTTCCGCAAATTCATCGACATCGTGATATGGGCGCACGCGGCGTTCTTCGCGGTAACATGGATACTCGAGCTGACGGGGCTGGTTCACCTGCTCACGGCGCTGAAGTTTTATGAAATCCTCGCGCTCGTATCGATAGTGATTATCGTCACCGTCTCGGTCATCTCCGCCCTTCGCGGGAACGTCCAGACGCGGATATTCTGCTTCGGATTCATCGCGCTCGCGGTGATGGCCGGATTCGACCTGATGGTCGAACTTCAGATTTTTCCGCGGACAATCACCCTATTCTCATGGGGCGCGTTCCTGTTCTCCGTGTCGCTCGCGGTCATCCTCTTCCGTAATTATTCGTCGATGAAGCACCAGCTTGTCATGTCGGAAAAAGAGCTTGAGATCGCCCGTTCGGTACAGGAAGCGATTCTCACCAGCCCGCTCCTCTATAAAAAGATCGATAAACTGGATATCGAAGTCCGTTATCTCCCGATGAACAAGGCGGTCGGCGGAGACTACTATAATATCGCGCGTCTGCGTGACGGTATCGCGTCGATCATAGTCGCCGACGCTTCCGGGCACGGCACCCAGGCGGCGTTATCCACTATGCAGATCGACGTGCTGAACAAGGAGAGCCTCGATATCCTGCATCCCAACGAGCGGCTGGAATATATGAACGAGTCCCTTTCGGAACGGATCGGCGGGCGTAACTTTTTCACCGCGTTCCTGATAAACATCAACCCCAAAGAAATCCTTTTCTCCAGCGCGGGGCATCCGATACAGTACATTGTCAAGAAAGGGAAGAAAATAGTCGAGCTCCACGCGCGCGGCAAACCGCTCGGATTCCTGACCGGGCATAACTTCGAGCTCGGTAAACAGACTTTTTCCGCGGGGGATATCATAGTTATGGGAACCGACGGCCTGTTCGAGGAATTCAACACCGTGCACGAAATGCTCGGAGAGGAAGGATTCAAGGAAATAATCGGGAGCCTGATCGAACAGAAGGTGTTTCTGTTATCGCCCGATAAGATTGCGGCGAGAATTCTCGACGAGATCGAGCGTTTTAACGACGGCGCGCCGTTGGCCGACGATATTACGCTGATAGTGGTCAAGTACCTCGGGTAG
- a CDS encoding RidA family protein — protein sequence MNNEIKRIESPGAPKAVGPYSQAIEAGDFLFLSGQLPMTPSGEMVPGDVAAQTEQVLKNVGAILQIRGLTLADVVKSEVFLKDLEDFAKMNEVYMRYFRESVKPARSTLQVARIPKDALVEIACVAYIKK from the coding sequence ATGAACAACGAGATTAAAAGAATCGAATCACCCGGCGCCCCGAAAGCGGTCGGGCCGTACTCCCAGGCTATCGAGGCGGGAGATTTCCTGTTCCTGTCCGGGCAGTTACCGATGACCCCGTCGGGCGAGATGGTCCCGGGCGACGTAGCCGCGCAGACCGAGCAGGTGCTGAAGAATGTCGGCGCGATACTCCAGATACGCGGGCTTACTTTAGCCGATGTCGTCAAGTCCGAGGTATTCCTGAAGGATTTGGAGGATTTCGCTAAGATGAACGAGGTCTATATGCGCTACTTCCGCGAATCGGTAAAACCCGCGCGTTCGACCCTGCAGGTCGCGCGTATCCCGAAAGACGCGCTGGTAGAGATCGCCTGCGTCGCGTATATCAAAAAATAA